The Microbacter sp. GSS18 genome has a segment encoding these proteins:
- a CDS encoding transglycosylase domain-containing protein, whose translation MNPYKRTLAGVITGFVGLIVLSVVAALLVVTPLVPGLVLAGNAGYKAVSLFDGLPGYLEIDRLMLPTTIYARDPDTGDDVELTSFYDQNRVPVDFDEISPVVFDAILSSEDPRYYEHGGIDIIGTTRALISNAQGGATQGGSSISQQYVKNVLVQRCERDAVATEDQTRDEVLQACWLDATNASGTDGYQRKLQEIRYAIELEQEYSKGDILLGYLNISNFGGTTYGIEAAARYYFGSTASKLSVGQAAVLAGIVQNPNTYRIDRPEGSIFGADGAGYNKAADGSVDDVDPGTLAGLDTLLAEGTITQEEYVAAGDPYSATKGRQLYVLDRMHEDGRITDEQYLAAAVEPITPKITPARIGCAATKAPFFCQYVVNTMRSDPAYADAFGETAQERQRAMTRDGLHIYTTLDWRVQNASQSAVSKYTPATVPGMRFGAASVSVEATTGRILAISQNNKFSEDAELTASDRSYTSLVYAGDSTHGVSAGFPTGSTFKLFTLIDWLEKGHSLYESVNGSVRPIPRLNNRCDGPWINVENATVLNFAKARGYTGTPMQFTAQSLNSGYLGMAEKLDMCDIEDVATRMGVTQGNGRRVEIIGAASIIGTNNIAPVAMAAAYATVANNGVYCVPRAIERVVNADGQELSVPGDECSRVLDPDIAAAAAFALQGVMRPGGTGSLGNPNDGTPLIGKTGTHEAFQTWLIESSTRVTTASWVGNTLGEADLFRTWYDGALLSGARYSIGRDVQTAVNRYYGGDAFPAPPSQFLRRPYVPPPPSQDSGDDNGGGNGQGGGNGGGNGRGND comes from the coding sequence ATGAACCCGTACAAGAGAACGCTCGCCGGTGTGATCACCGGCTTCGTGGGGCTCATCGTGCTCAGCGTCGTCGCCGCTCTGCTCGTCGTGACGCCCCTCGTTCCCGGTCTGGTGCTCGCGGGGAATGCCGGCTACAAGGCGGTCTCGCTCTTCGACGGACTTCCGGGCTACCTCGAGATCGACCGGCTCATGCTGCCGACGACGATCTACGCCCGTGATCCCGACACGGGCGACGATGTCGAGCTCACGTCCTTCTACGACCAGAACCGTGTGCCCGTCGACTTCGACGAGATCTCACCCGTCGTGTTCGACGCGATCCTGTCGTCGGAGGACCCGCGCTACTACGAGCACGGGGGCATCGACATCATCGGCACGACCCGCGCGCTCATCTCGAACGCGCAGGGCGGCGCGACGCAGGGCGGTTCCTCGATCAGTCAGCAGTACGTCAAGAACGTCCTCGTCCAGCGCTGTGAACGCGACGCCGTCGCCACCGAGGACCAGACCCGCGACGAAGTGCTTCAGGCGTGCTGGCTCGACGCCACCAACGCATCGGGCACCGACGGCTACCAGCGCAAGCTGCAGGAGATCCGCTACGCCATCGAGCTCGAGCAGGAGTACTCCAAGGGCGACATCCTGCTCGGGTATCTCAACATCTCCAACTTCGGTGGCACGACCTACGGAATCGAGGCGGCGGCCCGCTACTACTTCGGCTCGACGGCCTCCAAACTCTCGGTCGGCCAGGCCGCCGTCCTCGCCGGCATCGTCCAGAACCCCAACACCTACCGCATCGACCGGCCCGAGGGCTCGATCTTCGGAGCGGACGGCGCCGGCTACAACAAGGCGGCCGACGGCTCGGTCGACGATGTGGATCCCGGGACGCTCGCGGGGCTCGACACGCTTCTGGCCGAGGGCACCATCACCCAAGAGGAGTACGTCGCCGCGGGCGACCCCTACAGCGCGACCAAGGGCCGCCAGCTCTACGTCCTCGACCGCATGCACGAGGACGGCCGCATCACCGACGAGCAGTATCTCGCCGCGGCGGTCGAGCCCATCACCCCGAAGATCACGCCCGCGCGCATCGGGTGCGCGGCGACGAAGGCGCCGTTCTTCTGCCAGTACGTCGTGAACACGATGCGATCGGACCCGGCGTACGCCGACGCGTTCGGCGAGACCGCGCAGGAGCGCCAGCGCGCGATGACGCGGGACGGACTGCACATCTACACGACGCTGGACTGGCGCGTTCAGAACGCCTCGCAGTCGGCCGTGAGCAAGTACACACCGGCGACCGTTCCCGGCATGAGGTTCGGGGCGGCGTCGGTGAGCGTCGAGGCGACGACGGGGCGCATCCTCGCCATCAGTCAGAACAACAAGTTCTCGGAGGACGCCGAGCTCACGGCATCCGACCGGTCCTACACATCTCTCGTGTACGCCGGCGACTCGACGCACGGCGTGTCCGCGGGCTTCCCCACCGGGTCGACCTTCAAGCTGTTCACCCTGATCGACTGGCTCGAGAAGGGGCACTCGCTCTACGAGAGCGTCAACGGCAGCGTGCGCCCGATCCCCCGTCTCAACAATCGTTGCGACGGGCCCTGGATCAACGTCGAGAACGCCACCGTCCTCAACTTCGCGAAGGCACGCGGGTACACCGGCACACCGATGCAGTTCACCGCCCAGTCGCTGAACAGCGGCTACCTCGGCATGGCCGAGAAGCTCGACATGTGCGACATCGAGGACGTCGCCACCCGCATGGGCGTGACGCAGGGCAACGGCAGGCGCGTGGAGATCATCGGCGCCGCCTCGATCATCGGCACCAACAACATCGCGCCCGTCGCGATGGCGGCCGCCTACGCGACCGTGGCCAACAACGGCGTCTACTGCGTGCCCCGGGCGATCGAGCGCGTGGTGAACGCCGACGGCCAGGAGCTGTCGGTGCCCGGCGACGAGTGCTCGCGGGTGCTCGACCCCGACATCGCCGCCGCAGCGGCCTTCGCGCTGCAGGGCGTCATGCGGCCCGGCGGCACGGGATCGCTCGGCAACCCGAACGACGGCACGCCGCTGATCGGCAAGACCGGCACGCACGAGGCGTTCCAGACGTGGCTGATCGAGTCGAGCACGCGGGTCACCACCGCCTCGTGGGTCGGGAACACGCTCGGCGAGGCCGACCTCTTCCGCACGTGGTACGACGGCGCCCTGCTGTCGGGCGCCCGCTATTCGATCGGCCGCGACGTGCAGACCGCCGTGAACCGGTACTACGGAGGAGACGCGTTCCCCGCGCCCCCCAGCCAGTTCCTGCGACGTCCCTACGTGCCGCCGCCGCCGTCCCAGGACTCCGGCGACGACAACGGCGGTGGAAACGGGCAGGGCGGCGGAAACGGCGGCGGAAACGGTCGCGGCAACGACTGA
- the dinB gene encoding DNA polymerase IV — translation MLHADLDAFYASVEQRDAPALRGRPVIVGGGVVLAASYEAKARGVRTAMGGRQARELCPDAVVVPPRMDAYSAASRAVFAIFRDTTPLVEGLSIDEAFLEVGGLRRIAGSPAEIAVRLRERVRSEVGLAISVGVARTKFLAKVASAVSKPDGLLVVEPDGEEAFLLPLPVERLWGVGPATAEKLHRLGIRTVGQLAELESAAAERLLGRAAGAHLHALARLRDPRPVDTTRRRGSIGSQRALGSRPRSPQELDVILTQIVDRLARRLRDGGRGCRTVVLRLRYGDFAKATRSRTLRSATDHTAVLLAAARGLLAAAEPEIAARGITLIGVSLSQLVRAEGLQPELPIEWGDGERLDSVLDTVRDRFGAASVSRAAQLGRDPGWSTPLLPEHE, via the coding sequence GTGCTGCACGCGGATCTCGACGCCTTCTACGCGTCTGTCGAGCAGCGGGATGCGCCCGCGCTGCGCGGCCGGCCCGTCATCGTCGGCGGCGGTGTCGTGCTGGCGGCGAGCTACGAGGCGAAGGCGCGCGGTGTGCGGACCGCGATGGGCGGCCGACAGGCGCGGGAGCTGTGTCCGGACGCGGTCGTCGTCCCTCCGCGAATGGATGCCTACTCGGCCGCGAGCCGCGCCGTCTTCGCGATCTTCCGCGACACCACGCCGCTGGTCGAGGGACTCTCGATCGACGAGGCGTTCCTCGAGGTGGGCGGCCTCCGACGCATCGCCGGGTCGCCCGCGGAGATCGCGGTGAGGCTGCGTGAGCGGGTCCGCTCCGAGGTCGGCCTGGCGATCTCGGTCGGCGTGGCGCGCACGAAGTTCCTCGCCAAGGTCGCGAGCGCCGTCAGCAAGCCCGACGGGCTGCTCGTCGTCGAGCCCGACGGCGAGGAGGCGTTCCTGCTCCCGCTGCCCGTGGAGCGGCTGTGGGGGGTGGGCCCGGCCACCGCCGAGAAGCTGCACCGGCTGGGCATCCGCACGGTCGGACAGCTGGCCGAACTGGAGTCGGCCGCCGCAGAGCGACTGCTCGGCAGGGCCGCCGGTGCCCACCTGCACGCGCTGGCCCGCCTGCGGGACCCGCGTCCGGTCGACACGACCCGGCGTCGCGGCTCGATCGGCTCGCAGCGCGCGCTCGGCAGCCGTCCGCGCTCGCCGCAAGAGCTCGACGTCATCCTCACCCAGATCGTCGATCGACTCGCCCGCCGCCTGCGCGACGGCGGGCGAGGATGCCGCACCGTGGTGCTGCGCCTGCGCTACGGCGACTTCGCGAAGGCGACCCGGTCGCGCACGCTGCGCTCCGCGACCGATCACACGGCCGTCCTCCTCGCGGCCGCGCGCGGGCTCCTCGCCGCCGCGGAGCCGGAGATCGCGGCCCGCGGGATCACGCTGATCGGCGTCTCGCTGTCGCAGCTCGTGCGCGCCGAGGGGCTTCAGCCCGAGCTGCCGATCGAGTGGGGCGACGGCGAGCGCCTCGATTCCGTCCTCGACACCGTGCGGGACCGATTCGGTGCGGCGTCGGTCTCTCGAGCGGCTCAGCTCGGACGTGATCCGGGCTGGTCCACGCCGCTGCTTCCGGAACACGAATGA
- a CDS encoding beta-propeller fold lactonase family protein, whose amino-acid sequence MTASLVLVANSGDGTISSFRFSGDALELLATADGLTGCSNFVVDAERDRVYAAVKGDPAAIVTLSLDRGSGVLTPLARRDVQGGGLNYVALTRDGSALLGASYGGGFGLIAPVDASGVGEPVSRIAYPNLHSVLASADGAFAYFVSLGADLIAQFAIADDLALTPLTPATAPAPAGSGPRHLVLSQAQDAVYVLTEFTGEVLHYRRDVATGALSMVGSVTAFDTSAGLGRSEFGADPRANHYIWGADLHAGAEGRTLWASERTESTLAAVAVRGDGSLMPPTEFTVTETQPRGFALSPDGSRLVAAGERSTSVSLYAVDGARLELLQRAETGNGANWVRFV is encoded by the coding sequence GTGACAGCTTCCCTCGTCCTCGTCGCGAACTCCGGCGACGGAACCATCAGCTCATTCCGATTCTCGGGCGACGCACTCGAGCTCCTCGCCACGGCCGACGGCCTCACGGGCTGTTCGAACTTCGTGGTCGACGCCGAACGCGACCGGGTCTACGCCGCGGTGAAGGGCGACCCCGCGGCGATCGTCACCCTGTCGCTCGACCGTGGATCCGGCGTGCTCACGCCGCTGGCGCGTCGAGACGTGCAGGGCGGGGGTCTGAACTACGTCGCACTCACCCGGGACGGGTCGGCGCTGCTCGGCGCCTCGTACGGCGGCGGGTTCGGCCTCATCGCGCCGGTGGACGCGTCCGGCGTCGGCGAGCCGGTGTCGCGCATCGCGTACCCCAACCTGCACTCCGTGCTTGCGAGCGCGGACGGCGCCTTCGCCTACTTCGTCTCGCTCGGCGCCGACCTGATCGCGCAGTTCGCGATCGCGGACGATCTGGCGCTCACACCGCTCACCCCGGCGACCGCGCCCGCGCCCGCGGGGAGCGGGCCCCGTCACCTCGTGCTCTCGCAGGCGCAGGACGCGGTCTACGTTCTGACCGAGTTCACCGGCGAGGTGCTGCACTACCGGCGCGACGTCGCAACGGGTGCCCTGTCCATGGTCGGATCGGTCACGGCCTTCGACACGAGCGCGGGCCTGGGCCGAAGCGAGTTCGGGGCCGATCCGCGCGCGAACCACTACATCTGGGGGGCCGACCTGCACGCCGGCGCGGAAGGCCGCACGCTGTGGGCCTCCGAGCGCACCGAGAGCACGCTCGCGGCGGTCGCCGTCCGCGGCGACGGTTCGCTCATGCCCCCCACGGAGTTCACGGTGACCGAGACGCAGCCGCGCGGCTTCGCCCTCAGCCCGGACGGCTCCCGGCTCGTCGCCGCCGGTGAGCGGTCGACCTCGGTGTCGCTGTACGCCGTCGACGGCGCACGGCTGGAGCTGCTGCAGCGGGCCGAAACGGGCAACGGCGCGAACTGGGTCCGCTTCGTCTGA
- a CDS encoding DUF262 domain-containing protein has protein sequence MVTALTATNVDATAVNTIGWLAAGEWTIVVPVYQRQYRWDIGGCEQLLADIRAVAELGDRRMHFIGSVLSAVSPGADGEELVLIDGQQRMTTLMLLVAALGHTVRDSDPELAGELERVLERPTSAGRTKLRPHRAWADVFERVVLDLPASDGPGPSRFDDNYAFFRSQISAEEAPRIWRGLQKLEHVAITLGAGANAQQIFESLNSTGEPLRDHELIHNYVLMGLSHAQQRDIEDRYWLPIEQSTGESIAAFWRQYLVMHTGREVSVTGGRGVYDVFRQEFPLLEIEELRGHAEDWRAYAAVYRVLLDPSTALDDEIARHLGYLNTFGSTVYPLVMRAYRDHETGRLSRTRLLQLLESLQSMLLRRAVVAVHNERLVARLCRAYDDGHDALVTAISRVTPSDDRVRVALKYSDLVHPHYVLARLSGIGPDAPLDVEHIAPAAPSDAWSPDGRRTWDELTEDEQNSFRAVAGTLGNLTLLEEDLAAQAFDRSFRDKAALYARSGVPATCEVGALPDWSTTRIAARSTELIARFVEVWPRTGGRVIDDDGLTPILDAVRRRGWPRGWQREWSYVEYRGEHWEVPDVKYLFNRIFKRLWADARGAVVSYSARRGGPVYTAPSWNGQWDRLDEDNHLYMGWDYSYMLAAVQGVLQEAGIESEVFVKYSYIGDAM, from the coding sequence CGTCGCCGAGCTCGGCGATCGCCGTATGCACTTCATCGGGTCGGTGCTGTCGGCCGTCTCCCCGGGAGCGGACGGAGAGGAGCTCGTGCTCATCGACGGTCAGCAGCGCATGACGACGCTGATGCTGCTCGTCGCCGCGCTCGGCCACACGGTGCGCGATTCCGATCCGGAGCTGGCCGGCGAGCTGGAGCGCGTCCTGGAGCGCCCCACGAGCGCCGGCCGGACCAAGCTGCGTCCCCACCGCGCGTGGGCGGACGTGTTCGAGCGTGTCGTGCTCGACCTCCCGGCGTCCGACGGCCCCGGTCCGTCGCGCTTCGACGACAATTACGCGTTCTTCCGCAGTCAGATCAGCGCCGAGGAGGCTCCGCGCATCTGGCGTGGACTGCAGAAGCTCGAGCACGTGGCCATCACGCTCGGCGCCGGGGCGAACGCGCAGCAGATCTTCGAGAGCCTCAACTCCACCGGTGAACCGCTGCGCGACCACGAACTCATCCACAACTACGTCCTGATGGGTCTCTCGCACGCGCAGCAGCGCGATATCGAGGACCGCTACTGGCTGCCGATCGAGCAGAGCACGGGCGAGTCGATCGCGGCGTTCTGGCGCCAGTACCTCGTGATGCACACCGGACGCGAGGTCTCGGTCACGGGGGGACGCGGCGTGTACGACGTGTTCCGGCAGGAGTTCCCGCTGCTCGAGATCGAGGAGCTGCGCGGCCACGCGGAGGACTGGCGCGCCTACGCCGCGGTCTATCGCGTGCTCCTGGATCCGTCGACGGCGCTCGACGACGAGATCGCGCGGCACCTGGGCTACCTCAACACGTTCGGCTCGACTGTCTATCCGCTCGTGATGCGCGCGTACCGCGATCACGAGACCGGGCGCCTCTCCCGCACGCGGCTGCTCCAGCTGCTGGAGTCGCTGCAGTCGATGCTGCTGCGCCGCGCTGTCGTCGCCGTCCACAACGAGCGCCTCGTGGCACGGCTGTGCCGCGCCTACGACGACGGGCACGACGCGCTCGTGACGGCGATCTCGCGCGTCACGCCGTCGGACGACCGCGTCCGGGTCGCCCTGAAGTACTCCGACCTCGTACATCCGCACTACGTCCTGGCCCGACTGTCCGGCATCGGCCCCGACGCGCCGCTGGACGTCGAGCACATCGCCCCGGCGGCGCCGTCGGACGCGTGGTCGCCCGACGGCCGGCGGACCTGGGACGAACTGACCGAGGACGAGCAGAACAGCTTCCGCGCTGTGGCGGGAACGCTGGGAAACCTGACGCTGCTCGAGGAGGATCTCGCCGCGCAGGCCTTCGACAGGTCGTTCCGCGACAAGGCGGCACTGTACGCACGCAGCGGCGTGCCGGCGACGTGCGAGGTGGGCGCGCTGCCCGACTGGAGCACGACCCGTATCGCGGCGCGCTCGACCGAGCTGATCGCGCGCTTCGTCGAGGTGTGGCCGCGCACCGGCGGCCGCGTCATCGACGACGACGGGCTGACTCCGATCCTCGACGCGGTGCGCCGTCGCGGGTGGCCGCGCGGCTGGCAGCGCGAGTGGTCGTATGTCGAGTACCGCGGCGAGCACTGGGAGGTGCCCGACGTCAAGTACCTGTTCAACCGGATCTTCAAGCGTCTGTGGGCGGACGCGCGCGGCGCCGTGGTGTCCTACTCCGCGCGTCGCGGCGGCCCGGTTTACACGGCCCCGTCGTGGAACGGGCAATGGGATCGGCTCGACGAGGACAACCACCTCTACATGGGATGGGACTACAGCTACATGCTCGCCGCGGTGCAGGGCGTGCTCCAGGAGGCCGGCATCGAGTCCGAGGTCTTCGTGAAGTACTCCTACATCGGCGACGCCATGTGA